A segment of the Lactobacillus sp. ESL0700 genome:
ATAGACACAGGAGGAAATTGTGGATTATTCAATTGGCATTGATATTGGTACGACAAGCACTAAGGCGCTGCTATACCATGACAATCAGGTGGTTGCCAGCAGTCATCGAGGTTACAAGTTGTTTCGTGATGAAACAGGCATGGCAGAAGAAAATCAGGCAGATATTCTGGACGCAGTTGTTGAGGTTTTGCGTGCGGTCATGACCAAAGTGAATTTTCAGGATGACAATTTGGCATGTATCGCTTTTTCCAGTGCTAATCAAAGCCTGATTGCCTTAGACAAGGATTTTCATTCGTTAACGCGGTTACAGACTTGGGCCGATACCCGTTCAGCGAAGTATGCGGCGGAGTTAAAGGCCACGCCGCTGGGGAAGAAGATTTATCAAAACACGGGAACGCCAATCCATCCCATGTCGTTATTGGCTAAAATAATGTGGCTGAAGCGCGACAGGCCAGAAATTTTTCAAAAAGCTGCTTATTATTGCGGCATTAAGGAATATGTTATTTACCACTTATTTGGCGCTTGGCAAATGGACATGTCGGTTGCTAGTTGCACGGGTTTGTTTAACATAAAAGCTTTAACTTGGGATGAAGTTGCTCTGCAGACTGCGGGAATTACGGCCGAACAGCTGCCGACAATTGTTGATGTGTACCAACAATTGCCTAAGCTCAAGTCCAAGTATGCCAGCTTGATTGGCTGTCCTGAAGATGTCACCTTTATTCAGGGAGCATTTGATGGCGCCTTATCCAACGTTGGCTTGGGAGCAACTGAACAGGGTGTGATGGCGCTGACTGTTGGCACTTCTGGTGCACTTCGAGTGATCACCGACCATCCCGTTCTTGATGAGCATGCAAGGACATTTTGTTATCTGCTTGATAGTAAGCATTACGTGGTTGGTGG
Coding sequences within it:
- a CDS encoding gluconokinase, whose amino-acid sequence is MDYSIGIDIGTTSTKALLYHDNQVVASSHRGYKLFRDETGMAEENQADILDAVVEVLRAVMTKVNFQDDNLACIAFSSANQSLIALDKDFHSLTRLQTWADTRSAKYAAELKATPLGKKIYQNTGTPIHPMSLLAKIMWLKRDRPEIFQKAAYYCGIKEYVIYHLFGAWQMDMSVASCTGLFNIKALTWDEVALQTAGITAEQLPTIVDVYQQLPKLKSKYASLIGCPEDVTFIQGAFDGALSNVGLGATEQGVMALTVGTSGALRVITDHPVLDEHARTFCYLLDSKHYVVGGSVNSGGSVYEWAVRNLLPQGSRLPYEQASSLAAQSPAGAHGLIFYPFLGGERAPLWDANARGAFFGLSQVHDQSDMIRAVLEGIAYNLKHVLQILEKVVGHPSVVLAAGGLVKSKLWCQILADILEYPVVVPADVESSCLGANIVGIKAVQKIAAFKDGAQQHDVQAKFLPTPANLPRYQQLFKIYRDLLTKLQPEFAAITVIQKEG